In Scatophagus argus isolate fScaArg1 chromosome 3, fScaArg1.pri, whole genome shotgun sequence, one genomic interval encodes:
- the cnpy2 gene encoding protein canopy homolog 2, whose product MREAALLLTSCLLLCLLLSCSQAARQGQDMRCGACRALVDEMEWAISQVDPKKMIQTGSFRINPDGSQSIREIPLARSEGNLLELMDSVCERMEDYGEHTDSSTNRKSYIRVKSRSGEAMDLSEATLDSRVTASLKFACETIVEHHEDEIIEFFAHETENVKDKLCSKRTDLCDHALKMPRDEL is encoded by the exons ATGAGGGAAGCGGCTCTCCTGCTCACATCGTGTCTGCTTCTGTGTCTGCTCCTGAGCTGCAGCCAGGCGGCCAGGCAAGGACAGGACATGAGATGTGGAG CCTGCAGGGCTCTGGTAGATGAGATGGAGTGGGCCATCTCTCAGGTCGACCCAAAGAAAATGATCCAGACGGGATCCTTCAGGATCAACCCGGACGGCAGCCAGTCCATCCGAGAg ATTCCTCTGGCTCGCTCAGAGGGAAACCTCCTCGAGCTGATGGACAGCGTGTGCGAGAGGATGGAGGACTATGGCGAGCACACGGATTCttccacaaacaggaagtcctACATTAGGGTAAAATCTCGGAGTGGTGAGGCCATGGATCTTTCAGAGGCTACGCTGGATTCAAGAGTTACAGCCAGTTTAAAATTTGCA tgtgAAACAATTGTTGAGCACCATGAAGATGAAATTATTGAATTCTTCGCCCACgagacagaaaatgttaaaGACAAACTCTGCAGCAAGAGGACAG ACCTTTGTGATCACGCTCTGAAAATGCCCCGTGATGAACTTTGA
- the si:ch211-159e12.5 gene encoding uncharacterized protein si:ch211-159e12.5 yields MEFWPENQGQSPLYSKFGTVPGRNCTHNYHDKHQATHYPLYYGEQQNQSRESSYWTVPGSRTAGAPQEYSNWTNQELTGPASSHFPFVLDHHRHHHQDLGEYQPYEARDREWTAAQRVAREYERGFLREGWQRRWEPCSPVRYSREVCTKRNDSSYRELEAWAARYSHSLPRRRRIEAELRGASQGLLENSRAPERDSRAGTDPRVAALQRVIQSANIRESGMWDRGGRQQASTYYPPQTPSSDASHVLDVKEKTGYQRRMFSQPPGYIAPPPYNTPHKSSPVLHQSDTSWELDGKRQICWSQPRLREQDVSVELQDYRKGEREDFTKPDANQYIPEFEGLKHQRQETDANSPVSIQKPHIQHEGMLSLQKPQMPQAVQNKMINEEPTSKVIEGRKFRLNKKTGGMTIFCLVSRNAGTTETPSLPLCTSQANIQDKEYKEDSGDLNQAHKLADEVDFKAPALTQQPNASDAGNLKGQQKETPPCVESEMLKVNLSDKADTNVSPQKTSTNDADSTFGKEVAHSVQTASVKYPLWREPSFTSKAETESSSTYLKANSEEGESDVLHDEDVSPQVHPTDIEVRTLDTKKDTESEDSKGLLVIDTTCVVVKMELIPSPRKEHVHYLDSTPHTENSPLNAESPVSPECIQSNGQLSQDVTTDQNAETDPLQINEKPETELESDLIEDKAPGGESEIPFPCMSPPSVSERETLEERAERILGIPLHDRITEQQPEDAMSLLDSHVEYQDAELFPVTEKDTDDGAKEISEDTTEEEQLQIQAEVDQTEDVVLLQETLDAKDQVTNENGEDFPGSQDQVSTTETDSQLDTDFEALPETEMTGDLNLKSNSEDGTTEWSQKENPLVENNVSKYPTSISNLSNSFLLSPSLDREASNPALTLMFSSSDLASPLNISELNTAEGPDSELNTLNYTENLPLGSADFSPSPSHLDLTDQTAETGPNIEDQDEEGETSQLINNEISDSLESPDRDMTGQFDSKLQDNAACMTKSEETNKDTTDHIMEQTLKMSQENATEVNTVQQQLECVQAEDVVCIKESYMTEEQQPEEAKEDPTDQKQTPEISKEHALEVNSMQQHFESYVTKEQLPREASENPTGIFEQTQSQENMTESQSQTEVNILLQQFDNGQDEDASCIKEACMTEEQSQKEANEDPSGLLEQATSTENATGSLSLTEILQDTEPLTKPSISLPPSPSDSDFEAPQSHLSILTLFELPSPPHESHTPDKEFVSLLETDSVCPSAPDPVADAAPAAATSETVPTPLHLDSCEESIKFSSSSSSESPAVLLPSSSTPLPQKGSGRVSPDLSLKEEPLYPKSLWDAVNRIRKHTAPDSENEEEEVSELWDPVSAGEDLGCPDVVEDFEEIVYDEAGQQEVSTEGSGNVIEVGKIQQDPHHEKPSGHAEEDTLSCSSTSSHGSEDTVIVADEDSVEEMPPDAGTESKTAYEEGEQCCSGELKDETVAEEDDGDECVPNESIQSEECPLKVVNTRNEAVEITETKQTEDREEEVFMPPEVVVSDEGGTESESV; encoded by the exons ATGGAGTTCTGGCCTGAGAATCAGGGGCAGTCACCTTTGTACTCCAAATTTGGTACAGTTCCTGGGAGAAACTGTACACATAA ctACCATGACAAACATCAGGCTACCCATTATCCACTGTATTATGGTGAGCAGCAGAATCAAAGCAGGGAGTCCAGTTACTGGACTGTACCAGGATCAAGAACAGCAGGAGCTCCACAGGAGTACTCTAACTGGACAAACCAAGAGCTGACCGGCCCTGCCTCCTCTCACTTCCCTTTTGTTCTAGACCATCACCGTCACCATCACCAGGACCTGGGAGAATATCAGCCGTATGaagccagagacagagagtggaCAGCAGCTCAACGGGTGGCGAGGGAATATGAGAGAGGATTTCTAAGGGAGGGATGGCAAAGGAGGTGGGAGCCCTGCAGTCCCGTCCGCTACAGCAGGGAAGTTTGTACCAAAAGGAACGACAGCAGCTATCGAGAGCTGGAGGCTTGGGCAGCTCGATACAGCCATTCACTTCCAAGGAGGAGACGTATAGAGGCAGAGTTGAGAGGTGCCTCTCAGGGGCTGTTGGAGAACAGCAGGGCTCCAGAGAGGGACAGCAGGGCTGGGACAGATCCTCGGGTGGCAGCGCTGCAACGAGTTATACAATCTGCAAACATCAGAGAATCGGGAATGTGGGATAGAGGGGGCAGACAGCAAGCTTCGACCTATTATCCACCACAAACTCCTTCCAGTGATGCAAGCCACGTGTTGGATGTGAAAGAAAAGACTGGCTACCAAAGAAGGATGTTCAGCCAACCTCCTGGCTATATTGCTCCTCCTCCCTATAACACCCCACATAAAAGTTCACCTGTATTACACCAGAGTGACACCAGTTGGGAGCTTGATGGTAAGAGACAAATATGCTGGTCACAGCCCAGACTCAGAGAGCAGGATGTCTCTGTAGAGCTGCAGGAttacagaaaaggagagagagaggattttACAAAACCTGATGCGAATCAATATATACCAGAGTTTGAAGGACTAAAGCACCAAAGGCAGGAAACAGATGCAAACAGTCCTGTTAGTATACAAAAACCACACATACAACATGAGGGTATGTTATCTCTGCAAAAGCCACAAATGCCACAAGCAGTTCagaataaaatgataaatgaggAACCAACCTCAAAAGTCATTGAGGGGAGGAAGTTCAGATTAAACAAGAAGACAGGAGGGATGACCATATTCTGCTTGGTGTCTCGAAATGCAGGCACCACAGAAACTCCATCTTTGCCACTTTGTACCTCGCAAGCAAACATTCAAGACAAAGAATACAAAGAGGACAGTGGTGACCTTAATCAAGCACACAAACTTGCAGATGAGGTGGACTTCAAAGCACCAGCACTCACACAGCAGCCAAATGCATCTGATGCAGGAAATCTCAAAGGCCAACAGAAGGAGACACCACCCTGTGTAGAAAGTGAGATGCTTAAGGTTAATTTATCAGACAAAGCAGATACAAATGTTTCTCCACAAAAAACAAGTACAAATGATGCTGATTCTACATTTGGCAAAGAAGTTGCTCATTCAGTGCAGACTGCGTCAGTCAAATATCCTTTGTGGAGGGAGCCTAGTTTCACAAGCAAGGCTGAAACCGAGAGTTCATCCACATATTTGAAAGCTAACAGTGAAGAAGGAGAATCAGATGTTCTGCACGACGAAGATGTCTCTCCTCAAGTTCATCCAACTGACATTGAAGTAAGGACACTGGACACCAAGAAAGATACAGAATCTGAAGACAGTAAGGGTCTACTGGTTATTGACACAACCTGTGTTGTCGTTAAAATGGAGCTGATTCCATCACCCAGAAAAGAACATGTCCACTATTTAGACTCCAcaccacacactgaaaacagtccACTTAATGCTGAATCGCCCGTCTCTCCTGAATGCATCCAATCAAACGGTCAGCTGAGTCAGGATGTGACGACTGACCAAAATGCAGAAACAGACCCCTTGCAAATTAATGAAAAGCCAGAGACTGAATTAGAGTCAGATCTAATAGAGGACAAGGCACCTGGGGGAGAAAGTGAAATCCCTTTCCCCTGCATGTCCCCACCTTCAGTTTCTGAAAGGGAAACCTTGGAGGAGCGTGCTGAAAGAATCCTAGGAATCCCTCTACATGACCGTATCACTGAGCAGCAACCTGAAGATGCAATGTCACTTCTTGACTCACATGTGGAATACCAGGATGCTGAACTTTTTCCAGTTACAGAGAAAGACACTGATGATGGAGCTAAAGAAATCTCAGAGGACACGACAGAGGAGGAACAGTTACAGATTCAGGCAGAGGTTGACCAAACTGAGGATGTTGTGCTTTTGCAAGAGACTCTTGATGCCAAAGATCAggtgacaaatgaaaatggagagGATTTTCCAGGATCTCAGGACCAGGTGTCCACTACTGAGACTGACTCACAACTCGACACAGACTTCGAAGCTTTGCCCGAAACTGAAATGACTGGGGATCTTAATCTTAAATCTAATAGTGAAGATGGTACAACTGAATGGAGTCAGAAAGAAAATCCCCTTGTTGAAAATAATGTCTCTAAATATCCAACCTCAATATCCAATCTCTCTAACTCTTTTTTGCTTTCACCCTCTCTAGACCGTGAAGCATCCAACCCTGCTCTTACTCTcatgttctcctcctctgatctTGCATCTCCCTTGAATATCTCTGAATTAAACACAGCGGAAGGCCCCGATTCTGAGTTAAACACCCTAAATTACACAGAAAACCTTCCCCTTGGATCAGCTGACTTTTCCCCAAGCCCTTCTCATCTTGATTTAACTGATCAAACTGCAGAAACAGGGCCCAATATTGAGGACCAAGATGAAGAGGGTGAAACATCACAGCTAATAAACAATGAGATCAGTGACTCCCTTGAGTCCCCTGACAGAGATATGACAGGGCAGTTTGATAGCAAATTACAAGACAATGCCGCTTGCATGACCAAGAGTGAAGAGACCAATAAGGATACCACAGATCATATTATGGAACAGACACTTAAAATGTCCCAAGAAAATGCCACAGAGGTCAACACTGTGCAGCAACAACTTGAATGCGTCCAAGCGGAGGATGTTGTTTGTATAAAAGAAAGTTATATGACTGAAGAGCAGCAACCAGAAGAAGCAAAGGAGGATCCTACAGATCAAAAGCAGACACCTGAAATATCCAAAGAACATGCCTTAGAGGTTAACAGTATGCAGCAACATTTTGAAAGTTATGTGACTAAAGAACAACTACCAAGAGAAGCCAGTGAGAATCCTACAGGTATTTTTGAACAGACACAATCCcaagaaaacatgacagaaagtcaaagtcaaacagaGGTCAACATTTTGCTGCAACAGTTTGATAATGGCCAAGATGAGGATGCCTCCTGCATAAAAGAAGCATGCATGACTGAAGAGCAATCACAAAAAGAAGCCAATGAGGACCCTTCGGGTCTTTTGGAACAGGCAACATCCACAGAAAATGCTACaggatctctctctctgacagagATTTTGCAAGACACTGAACCACTAACTAAACCCTCTATCTCTTTGCCTCCCTCACCTTCAGACTCAGACTTTGAGGCGCCACAATCCCATTTGAGTATACTCACACTTTTTGAGCTTCCTTCTCCACCACATGAATCCCACACACCAGACAAAgagtttgtttctcttttggAGACGGACTCAGTCTGTCCCTCAGCTCCAGATCCTGTTGCTGAtgctgcacctgctgctgccactTCAGAAACTGTGCCCACTCCTCTTCATCTGGACTCTTGTGAGGAATCCATTAAGTTCTCATCGTCATCTTCCTCTGAATCACCTGCAGTCTTGCTTCCTAGCTCTTCAACTCCTTTGCCGCAAAAAGGAAGTGGTAGGGTTTCCCCGGACTTATCCCTCAAAGAAGAACCTCTTTATCCAAAGTCTCTGTGGGATGCTGTAAATCGGATTAGGAAACACACGGCGCCTGACTctgagaatgaggaggaggaagtgagtgaGCTGTGGGATCCAGTGAGTGCAGGGGAGGACTTGGGTTGCCCAGATGTAGTAGAGGATTTTGAGGAGATAGTCTATGATGAAGCAGGGCAACAGGAGGTTTCAACAGAAGGGAGTGGTAATGTTATAGAGGTGGGAAAAATCCAGCAGGATCCACATCACGAAAAGCCAAGTGGACATGCTGAAGAAGACACGctgtcctgcagcagcaccagcagccacGGCTCTGAGGACACTGTTATTGTAGCTGATGAGGACAGCGTCGAGGAAATGCCACCCGATGCCGGGACAGAAAGTAAGACAGCGTATGAAGAGGGAGAGCAATGCTGCTCTGGTGAACTAAAAGATGAGACTGTAGCTGAggaagatgatggtgatgaatGTGTCCCAAATGAGTCCATTCAGAGTGAGGAATGTCCACTTAAGGTAGTGAATACAAGAAATGAAGCAGTGGAAATAacagagacaaagcaaacagaagacagagaagaggaggtttTCATGCCCCCAGAGGTTGTGGTCTCAGACGAAGGGGGGACTGAAAGCGAGTCAGtataa
- the LOC124056571 gene encoding EEF1A lysine methyltransferase 3-like, producing MICAGVEDDPFPVDDCLFAETFSQDTVYNLVGQELKIRQVFGANLGVAAPVWEAALHLCCYFEEQSVELRGKRIIELGAGTGVVGILAARLGAVVTLTDLPLALPHLQDNVSANMPSSGWPTTPPIVLPLSWGEDHVNFHTDWDLVLCADIIYLPETYPLLLETLAHLCKNGAMVYLSSKMRKEHGTLGFYEACLPSTFSVELVNRDDKQNINIYRASLRRDQ from the exons ATGATTTGTGCAGGGGTTGAAGACGACCCCTTCCCTGTCGACGACTGCCTGTTTGCGGAAACATTTTCTCAAGATACCGTTTACAATTTAGTCGGGCAAGAGTTGAAGATAAGACAGGTGTTCGGTGCCAACCTCGGTGTGGCCGCCCCGGTCTGGGAAGCT gCGTTACACCTATGTTGTTACTTCGAGGAGCAGTCGGTGGAGCTGAGAGGGAAGCGCATCATAGAGCTGGGAGCAGGAACTGGTGTGGTCGGTATTTTGGCAGCACGCCTTG GTGCAGTCGTGACTCTCACAGATCTTCCGTTGGCCCTCCCACATCTTCAGGACAACGTCTCTGCTAACATGCCATCCAGTGGTTGGCCCACCACTCCTCCCATCGTCCTACCTTTATCCTGGGGTGAGGATCATGTGAACTTCCATACTGACTGGGATCTGGTGCTTTGTGCAGATATAATTTACCTCCCAGAGACATATCCTCTGCTCCTGGAGACACTAGCTCATTTGTGTAAGAACGGAGCTATGGTGTACCTCTCGTCCAAAATGCGGAAAGAGCACGGGACTCTGGGTTTCTATGAGGCATGTCTACCAAGCACATTTAGTGTGGAGCTGGTGAACCgtgatgacaaacaaaacattaatatatACAGGGCATCTCTAAGGAGAGACCAGTGA
- the stx16 gene encoding syntaxin-16 isoform X2, with protein sequence MATRRLTDAFLLMRNNAIQNRQILAEQVSTYDPRLSTRSNAALADDRMALVSGISLDPEAAIGVTKKLPPKWIEGVDEIQYEITRIRQKMKELALLHDKHMNRPTLDDSSEEEHAIEITTQEITQMFHRCQRAVTGLQSRCGHCTEQEERLLRNVVSSLAQSLQELSTSFRHTQSNYLKRMKNREERSKHFFDSGPLMEEDEDLAVYDKGFTDEQLMLVEQNTVMVEEREREIRQIVQSISDLNEIFRDLAGMVVEQGTVLDRIDFNVEQACVKTEDGLKQLQKAEQYQKKNRKMLVILILFVIVVVLIIILFGTKL encoded by the exons ATGGCCACTAGGCGTCTGACCGATGCCTTCTTGTTAATGCGGAACAATGCAATCCAAAACCGGCAGATATTGGCTGAGCAAGTGAGTACATACGACCCCCGTCTGAGTACACGTAGCAATGCTGCG ttGGCTGATGATCGAATGGCCCTGGTGTCAGGAATCAGTCTGGATCCTGAAGCAGCCATTGGAGTCACCAAGAAACTGCCCCCCAAATGGATAGAAGGGGTAGATGAG ATCCAGTATGAAATCACCCGCATTCGGCAGAAGATGAAGGAACTGGCTTTACTTCATGACAAGCATATGAATCGTCCCACACTTGATGACAGCAGTGAGGAAGAGCATGCTATAGAAATCACTACGCAAGAGATCACACAG ATGTTTCATCGATGCCAGCGAGCTGTGACGGGTTTGCAGTCTCGCTGTGGCCACTGCACCGAGCAGGAAGAGAGGCTATTGAGAAATGTGGTCTCGTCCCTGGCACAGAGCCTGCAGGAGCTGTCCACCAGTTTCAGGCACACGCAATCCAACTACCTAAAAC GTATGAAGAACCGTGAAGAGAGGTCAAAACACTTTTTTGATTCTGGACCCCTAatggaagaggatgaagatttAGCTGTATATGACAAG GGCTTCACGGACGAACAGCTGATGCTGGTGGAGCAGAACACAGTTATGGTTGAAGAACGAGAGCGGGAGATCCGACAAATAGTGCAGTCAATCTCAGATCTGAATGAGATTTTTCGGGACTTGGCTGGAATGGTGGTGGAGCAG GGCACCGTGCTTGACAGAATTGACTTCAATGTTGAGCAGGCTTGTGTGAAAACAGAAGATGGACTGAAACAGTTACAAAAG GCAGAACAGtatcagaagaaaaacagaaagatgctGGTCATTTTGATCCTCTTTGTCATAGTCGTTGTTCTAATTATCATTCTTTTTGGAACAAAGTTATAA
- the stx16 gene encoding syntaxin-16 isoform X1, translating to MATRRLTDAFLLMRNNAIQNRQILAEQVSTYDPRLSTRSNAAELDELADDRMALVSGISLDPEAAIGVTKKLPPKWIEGVDEIQYEITRIRQKMKELALLHDKHMNRPTLDDSSEEEHAIEITTQEITQMFHRCQRAVTGLQSRCGHCTEQEERLLRNVVSSLAQSLQELSTSFRHTQSNYLKRMKNREERSKHFFDSGPLMEEDEDLAVYDKGFTDEQLMLVEQNTVMVEEREREIRQIVQSISDLNEIFRDLAGMVVEQGTVLDRIDFNVEQACVKTEDGLKQLQKAEQYQKKNRKMLVILILFVIVVVLIIILFGTKL from the exons ATGGCCACTAGGCGTCTGACCGATGCCTTCTTGTTAATGCGGAACAATGCAATCCAAAACCGGCAGATATTGGCTGAGCAAGTGAGTACATACGACCCCCGTCTGAGTACACGTAGCAATGCTGCG GAGCTTGATGAG ttGGCTGATGATCGAATGGCCCTGGTGTCAGGAATCAGTCTGGATCCTGAAGCAGCCATTGGAGTCACCAAGAAACTGCCCCCCAAATGGATAGAAGGGGTAGATGAG ATCCAGTATGAAATCACCCGCATTCGGCAGAAGATGAAGGAACTGGCTTTACTTCATGACAAGCATATGAATCGTCCCACACTTGATGACAGCAGTGAGGAAGAGCATGCTATAGAAATCACTACGCAAGAGATCACACAG ATGTTTCATCGATGCCAGCGAGCTGTGACGGGTTTGCAGTCTCGCTGTGGCCACTGCACCGAGCAGGAAGAGAGGCTATTGAGAAATGTGGTCTCGTCCCTGGCACAGAGCCTGCAGGAGCTGTCCACCAGTTTCAGGCACACGCAATCCAACTACCTAAAAC GTATGAAGAACCGTGAAGAGAGGTCAAAACACTTTTTTGATTCTGGACCCCTAatggaagaggatgaagatttAGCTGTATATGACAAG GGCTTCACGGACGAACAGCTGATGCTGGTGGAGCAGAACACAGTTATGGTTGAAGAACGAGAGCGGGAGATCCGACAAATAGTGCAGTCAATCTCAGATCTGAATGAGATTTTTCGGGACTTGGCTGGAATGGTGGTGGAGCAG GGCACCGTGCTTGACAGAATTGACTTCAATGTTGAGCAGGCTTGTGTGAAAACAGAAGATGGACTGAAACAGTTACAAAAG GCAGAACAGtatcagaagaaaaacagaaagatgctGGTCATTTTGATCCTCTTTGTCATAGTCGTTGTTCTAATTATCATTCTTTTTGGAACAAAGTTATAA
- the stx16 gene encoding syntaxin-16 isoform X3 — protein MATRRLTDAFLLMRNNAIQNRQILAEQELDELADDRMALVSGISLDPEAAIGVTKKLPPKWIEGVDEIQYEITRIRQKMKELALLHDKHMNRPTLDDSSEEEHAIEITTQEITQMFHRCQRAVTGLQSRCGHCTEQEERLLRNVVSSLAQSLQELSTSFRHTQSNYLKRMKNREERSKHFFDSGPLMEEDEDLAVYDKGFTDEQLMLVEQNTVMVEEREREIRQIVQSISDLNEIFRDLAGMVVEQGTVLDRIDFNVEQACVKTEDGLKQLQKAEQYQKKNRKMLVILILFVIVVVLIIILFGTKL, from the exons ATGGCCACTAGGCGTCTGACCGATGCCTTCTTGTTAATGCGGAACAATGCAATCCAAAACCGGCAGATATTGGCTGAGCAA GAGCTTGATGAG ttGGCTGATGATCGAATGGCCCTGGTGTCAGGAATCAGTCTGGATCCTGAAGCAGCCATTGGAGTCACCAAGAAACTGCCCCCCAAATGGATAGAAGGGGTAGATGAG ATCCAGTATGAAATCACCCGCATTCGGCAGAAGATGAAGGAACTGGCTTTACTTCATGACAAGCATATGAATCGTCCCACACTTGATGACAGCAGTGAGGAAGAGCATGCTATAGAAATCACTACGCAAGAGATCACACAG ATGTTTCATCGATGCCAGCGAGCTGTGACGGGTTTGCAGTCTCGCTGTGGCCACTGCACCGAGCAGGAAGAGAGGCTATTGAGAAATGTGGTCTCGTCCCTGGCACAGAGCCTGCAGGAGCTGTCCACCAGTTTCAGGCACACGCAATCCAACTACCTAAAAC GTATGAAGAACCGTGAAGAGAGGTCAAAACACTTTTTTGATTCTGGACCCCTAatggaagaggatgaagatttAGCTGTATATGACAAG GGCTTCACGGACGAACAGCTGATGCTGGTGGAGCAGAACACAGTTATGGTTGAAGAACGAGAGCGGGAGATCCGACAAATAGTGCAGTCAATCTCAGATCTGAATGAGATTTTTCGGGACTTGGCTGGAATGGTGGTGGAGCAG GGCACCGTGCTTGACAGAATTGACTTCAATGTTGAGCAGGCTTGTGTGAAAACAGAAGATGGACTGAAACAGTTACAAAAG GCAGAACAGtatcagaagaaaaacagaaagatgctGGTCATTTTGATCCTCTTTGTCATAGTCGTTGTTCTAATTATCATTCTTTTTGGAACAAAGTTATAA
- the stx16 gene encoding syntaxin-16 isoform X4 has translation MATRRLTDAFLLMRNNAIQNRQILAEQLADDRMALVSGISLDPEAAIGVTKKLPPKWIEGVDEIQYEITRIRQKMKELALLHDKHMNRPTLDDSSEEEHAIEITTQEITQMFHRCQRAVTGLQSRCGHCTEQEERLLRNVVSSLAQSLQELSTSFRHTQSNYLKRMKNREERSKHFFDSGPLMEEDEDLAVYDKGFTDEQLMLVEQNTVMVEEREREIRQIVQSISDLNEIFRDLAGMVVEQGTVLDRIDFNVEQACVKTEDGLKQLQKAEQYQKKNRKMLVILILFVIVVVLIIILFGTKL, from the exons ATGGCCACTAGGCGTCTGACCGATGCCTTCTTGTTAATGCGGAACAATGCAATCCAAAACCGGCAGATATTGGCTGAGCAA ttGGCTGATGATCGAATGGCCCTGGTGTCAGGAATCAGTCTGGATCCTGAAGCAGCCATTGGAGTCACCAAGAAACTGCCCCCCAAATGGATAGAAGGGGTAGATGAG ATCCAGTATGAAATCACCCGCATTCGGCAGAAGATGAAGGAACTGGCTTTACTTCATGACAAGCATATGAATCGTCCCACACTTGATGACAGCAGTGAGGAAGAGCATGCTATAGAAATCACTACGCAAGAGATCACACAG ATGTTTCATCGATGCCAGCGAGCTGTGACGGGTTTGCAGTCTCGCTGTGGCCACTGCACCGAGCAGGAAGAGAGGCTATTGAGAAATGTGGTCTCGTCCCTGGCACAGAGCCTGCAGGAGCTGTCCACCAGTTTCAGGCACACGCAATCCAACTACCTAAAAC GTATGAAGAACCGTGAAGAGAGGTCAAAACACTTTTTTGATTCTGGACCCCTAatggaagaggatgaagatttAGCTGTATATGACAAG GGCTTCACGGACGAACAGCTGATGCTGGTGGAGCAGAACACAGTTATGGTTGAAGAACGAGAGCGGGAGATCCGACAAATAGTGCAGTCAATCTCAGATCTGAATGAGATTTTTCGGGACTTGGCTGGAATGGTGGTGGAGCAG GGCACCGTGCTTGACAGAATTGACTTCAATGTTGAGCAGGCTTGTGTGAAAACAGAAGATGGACTGAAACAGTTACAAAAG GCAGAACAGtatcagaagaaaaacagaaagatgctGGTCATTTTGATCCTCTTTGTCATAGTCGTTGTTCTAATTATCATTCTTTTTGGAACAAAGTTATAA